In Sander lucioperca isolate FBNREF2018 chromosome 21, SLUC_FBN_1.2, whole genome shotgun sequence, the following proteins share a genomic window:
- the LOC116046726 gene encoding mitochondrial glycine transporter A-like gives MELSLAHPAIKAFMCGSVSGTCSTLLFQPLDLVKTRLQTLQSGMQPGSGRVGMMTVVLSVVRTERLLGLWKGVSPSFARTIPGVGLYFSSYYSLKQHFLQDRSPGAAEAVLLGGSARTVAGVFMLPVTVIKTRFECGRYSYGSVTGALRSVCRTEGPAALFSGLMATLLRDVPFSGIYVMLYSQAKASLPKEVRSSASAPLANFSCGVVAGVLASLITQPADVVKTHVQVNPQLRTAVAIRYIYKEHRLRGFFRGAVPRALRRTLMAAMAWTVYEQMMTSIGLKS, from the exons ATGGAACTATCACTG GCTCACCCAGCGATCAAAGCCTTCATGTGCGGCTCCGTCAGCGGGACGTGCTCCACGCTGCTCTTCCAGCCTCTCGACCTGGTCAAGACCCGTCTGCAGACTTTGCAGAGCGGCATGCAGCCTGG CTCGGGCCGAGTGGGGATGATGACTGTGGTCCTGAGCGTGGTGCGAACAGAGAGGCTGCTGGGACTGTGGAAAGGAGTTTCACCG TCCTTTGCTCGGACCATCCCCGGCGTCGGGCTCTACTTCAGCTCCTACTACTCCCTGAAGCAGCACTTCCTGCAGGACCGCAGCCCCGGGGCCGCGGAGGCCGTGCTGCTGGGAGGCTCGGCCCGGACGGTGGCGGGCGTCTTCATGCTGCCGGTCACTGTCATCAAGACACGCTTTGAA TGTGGCAGGTACAGTTATGGGAGTGTGACCGGTGCTCTGCGCAGCGTGTGTCGGACCGAAGGTCCCGCTGCTCTCTTCTCCGGCCTGATGGCCACTCTGCTCAGAGACGTTCCTTTCTCCGGTATCTACGTCATGTTGTACAGCCAGGCCAAGGCCTCGCTGCCAAAAG AAGTCCGCTCGTCTGCGTCTGCCCCGCTGGCTAACTTCAGCTGTGGGGTCGTGGCGGGCGTGTTGGCGTCCCTGATCACGCAGCCGGCTGATGTGGTTAAAACACACGTCCAAGTCAATCCACAGCTGAGGACGGCGGTGGCGATCCGATACATCTACAAG gaaCACAGGCTGCGGGGTTTCTTCAGAGGGGCGGTGCCCCGGGCTCTGAGGAGGACCCTGATGGCCGCCATGGCGTGGACAGTGTACGAGCAGATGATGACCAGTATAGGACTGAAGTCCTGA